AGCTCATCGGCACGGATTTTGATGTGCTTCAGCTCCTCCTTGTCGGTACCACCTGACAGGCTCTACAAGACACAACATGTATTATGCATGCTTTGTAACTTTTAGTAAACACAAAATCATGCCTCTTATTATCAgatcatacaaataaaatgtacacaTGTACTGTAAGCCTACCGCTTACAGTAGCACATGCTCATTTAATTTTCATTAATTTTCACAAGGTGGCAAACGTGCCCTGAGGGTGTCAATTCACAAGGTAATTTTGATAAAAACTGCATAAATGAAATGGACCGGGCCGAATTCAAGGTACATTGACAATGGAGGCCATATATTTTGCAAAGATTGGTCAGGAAAGTACTCTCATTTATACAACTGTAGCACGAAAGACCACAAAGATGGTTTACATGAGTTTTAACTCGGGTCGTTAACCCTTTAGACCTACTGAACTGCTACTTATAGTCCCCTGTTGGCCAGGAGAAGTATTGCATGTGTCCAATGCCTATGAAGTATGCTTTGCATTTGACTGTGCTCCTATACTTTCAGTTTTGGTAGCATCCTAACTGATACAAAACCTCATAAATGACTGCAAATCTCAACCAGCACATATAGATATAGGACATTGCAAACATAACAATGCGCTACTCTAATGAAATAGCACACAGTGTATTTGTCTCTGTATGTTTCTATAAAACCAAATGCGATCAATGGGGGGTTGCCTTTGAATGCTTTGAGTAGCTCACAAAGTTTTGGCACAGAGCCATTGTCTCACAGTGCTTTCCCACAGACAGTTTTGCTCAAAATAGCATGGTTCGCATGAAAAATTGGTAATGTGCACCCTGACATGTGGGAACGCACAGGGACACCAAACCCGAGACTAACTGTAACATAATAAAGTAACCTGCGTATGCGTTTTAGCCAATGACTACGATATTAGTTTGCACAATGCATGATTAACATTGCAATGCATGTATGCATAACTGTCGCTTGCTCTGCTTTACATaacaccaaaataaaaaaatgtaaaaaacatgcGTTGTGTGTAAACACATCAAGATGAACACAGATGCACGTAGGATCAAGTGAGCGTGAAACCAGACCAATGCTACCGGGAACAATCGGGTTCGACCgcagcaaaaatgtgccaaGTGTAAAAACCACCTTAAGGAACATCTTCGACAATGAATCGCACAGACACGCTAAACAAAATGCAAATGTATCACCTGAATTCCTGCTTCTGACAGTGACAGCTGATGCCTGAGTTTGCCTCTCTCCAGTTCAACCTGGTGGTGGCAAAATATAAAGGTACAATAATCATTCATATAGATCATGTTCACTTGGTAAATGAATCCTAAAGTCCTGATGCCTGCCCAAAAGCCCACCTGTGTCAAGGTCTCTCTCAGGTGCTGGCGCTCAGTTCGTAACCTCTCAATCTTTTTCTCTAGATGAGTGTTTCTCCTCTGCAGAAGGCTTTGTTCCACCTCCAGCTGGGCCACGGCTTGCTGCATAGCCGCTAGACGCTTCGGCGCATCAGAGTCTGTGTTCACCTCATCCATGCTCTGGGTATTTGGTTCAATCTCCTGTTCATAAAAAAATcggataatttactcacccccatgtcatccacaatgtttatgtctttctttgttcatttgagaagaaatacattttttctttaaggaaaacattccaggatttttgtccatatagtggacttcaacagtttacagtttcaatgcagtttaaaattaaggactctaaacgatcccaaccgaggcataagggtcttctCTAGATGTGACACCAGCGTGACATTAAgtattattacacggctctctggaatgcttgattctgattggtcagttgagacatttgcaggttcgttcttttcaaataataaccactccaaagtaataacgcatagccggtactacttgtacgatttaaaatcgctccgcgccaataaagattactgtttggcgccatcttgtgacaaacactggacagccacaattaagaatggacaattttgacattaattaatgtacggaaaaaacaaaacatttaaacagtggatagaagaacgaacaacgacaagacacagagagcttactgagactgaacttgacaaaataaagcatgacagctacgaagccaacacaaaaaaaatacagaatgggcattaaaacttctcaaagactggctaaaagagaaaaaatggagacagacaagtatgaaacagaggatcttaataaggtattacgatcattttatgcatctgtgcaaagtttcgcggaaggacaaaaatgttaatttaaaacaaatatgccaataaaatgtttcaacttcatattcatgtccagttttttttcttatgtggcaagtagcttcgcgtcgggtcctgatcacactgtcggggcttatttcccgataactaccggctgcctctacattatcccttacttacgTAATCATGTTAAAATATCGTGAAAAATTATGTATTCGGAATAGGGGTGGCACTGTACATGAAAAAAACatccgaaccgttcggttcgcttgtcttgGTTCAGAGCGTGTGTGTATCACACGGTTCAACACATGCGCAATGTAGCCTCATGCCCGTTTGCTACCTGAAGCCTTTTATACTTTCATCTGGCTCCACAGCGCTAAGTGAAATGGGGTCTTGAGCACTCAAAGCGCACTACCGCCCACTCcgcgttgacgtcatttttgccgAGCGCACCCTCGCGCTCGTGTGGACGTGTCGAGTAAAGCTACACTAAAGTGgcagtttgataaatgcaagttaattCTTCAGTTtaatctttgtgtgctaaaaagaaACATAAGTTCCTGTAGAGAtagcaatacacattctctttttttgccAAGTAAATAATAAGCATGTCAACAATGTATTCtctcttgctgtatcaaaatctcacctAGCTCCctataatgtgcttaaagtcaagtcagattcagtttgtgcatgattacatgagaTAACAAttttgtaaatactgtatcctaaattgtGAATAATTAAGCTATATATCGTATGCTGAAGTAAATTTTTGGAGTGTTAacgattaaaagaaaaaacaacaacaagaatcgtacagcagtggttctcaaactttttccgtgtgcggccccccttgtgtacagtgcattccttcgcgcccccccccaaagaaaatttatgacaaaaaacttctaaaatttaacattttaattaaacaaaacatattaagttatacaaagtagttcggttggttagtagccttattttttttttaggtttaattacccagaattcatgataaattaatattttataaaatgtcataaaattggggcccccctggcaccatctcacggcccccctgggggccccggaccccagtttgagaaccactgtcgtACAGAACCGAAAAACATGACCCTAAAACCGTAatacgaaccgaaccgtgggctttgtgaaccgtgccacccctaatgcgaaactaccgcttcagtgtttacaagtgtggagaaagaggaccgttctgacattgttgtatgtggaattatactaattaatgtctttttgtcagtttattgtttaaaatagtccacaagtgtgcgtttcacaccTTTCAACGTAATACGTAAGGAAGTGCTGGTGGAATATTCCTATAATATTGTCCCAAAAAAGATATTACAGACTAGTCACTGTTCAAATAGCACTTAAAATGGAAACCCTAAGGAACCCTTTAGTAATGCTAGTCTGTAAGGTAATTATGAATATGATGAAAGTATTTACTGACCCGTGACACATCCCCTCCTGGTTGGGTTTTCTTGTGCTCTTGCTGTCCCAGTCTCTCTTTATAGTAAATGAGCATAGCTTCGGTTTTCTCCAGAGCCACCCTGACCCGGTCTCTGTCTTTACACAGCTCCTCCGCTCTCTCTTTTAGAGCATACACTTCAATATCCTTTTCTCTAAGGAGTCTGTCTCTCTCCTCCTTTTCTGAAAGGACAACAAACATTTGTTTCTTTAGCTTCTCCTCATTTTCTGTTGCCTCTGCGCTCTGGTTTCTCATTGTAGAGTGCAgtctgtctatctctgtctgCAGAGCTTTGGTCCTCATCATCTCCATTTCATGATTTTTCTTTGTCAGTTGCGTTCTTGTTGTATTTATCCCTAACCATTTGTCATCATCATGAGACTGATGTCCATCATTTGTTTCAAGTAAGTCGGTTAGAGTACCATGACCACTATCAAGCTTTGGTTTTTTGCTCTTTTCAGATTGTCTGACACTGGATATGTCATCCTCCAGTTTGGTCTGCATctcttgtttttctttctctaGTGTTTCCACTGTTTCCCTCAACCTCTTTGTGTCTTGTTTCTCATCTTCAAACTGATCCTGCAATCTAAGTCTCGCAGATTGTTCTTTGTAGGTTGTTTCTCGCACGCTCTCCAACTCGGTTTCCTTTTCTTTCAATCTTTCTGACAATACTTGAAttcgtctgtgtttttcttctTCACATTTCTCCTTCACAAGATCTATCTCATTTTCCTTCTCCTTCAATGTTTTTCTCAGAAGCTCCAGTCTCTCAAGCACATCTTCCTTCTCTTTCTTTTCTCTCATTTTGTCCTCTCTCAGACGGTTCACCTCCTCTCTCAGCTCTCTGACTTTGTGGTTTAGATCTTCTGCATCTCTGGTCCTCTCTGCTGCCGTCAAGCTGAGTTCAGTCCTCTGTTGCTCCAGGACATCCATTCTTGCCCTCGCTTTGGTCAGCTCAGCATCTCTCTGCTTTGCGATGCTCTCTGTGGCCTTCAATGCTTCATCTaacttttcttcttttttcttcAGTTCTTCCATTTCTTCATCCTCTTTCTTCTTCAGTTCGTGTCTGTGTGTAGTCTTAAGCTCCTGTTTCTCCTTCTCCAATATCTGAACTTTTAGTAGAAGATCTTTAGCTTCTTCCTTCTCTTTATTTTCTCTCATTTTGTCCTCTCTCAGACGGTTCACCTCCTCTCTCAGCTCTCTGACTTTGTGGTTTAGATCTTCTGCATCTCTGGTCCTCTCTGCTGCCGTCAAGCTGAGTTCAGTCCTCTGTTGCTCCAGGACATCCATTCTTGCCCTTGCTTTGGTCAGCTCAGTATCTCTCTGCTTTGCAATGCTCTCCATGGCCTTCAATGCTTCCTCTAACTTTTCTTCTTTTCTCTTCAATTCTTCCATTTCTTCATCCTTTATCCTCTTCAgttcgtgtgtgtgtgcagaCTTAAGCTCCTGTTTCTCTTTCTCCAATATCTGAACTTTTAGTAGAAGATCTTTAGCTTCTTCCTTCTCTTTATTTTCTCTCATTTTGTCCTCTCTCAGACGGTTCACCTCCTCTCTCAGCTCTCTGACTTTGTGGTTTAGATCTTCTGCATCTCTGGTCCTCTCTGCTGCCATCGAGCTTAGTTCAGTCCTCTGTTGCTCCAGGACATCCATTCTTGCCCTCGCTTTGGTCAGCTCAGCATCTCTCTGCTTTGCGATGCTCTCTGTGGCCTTCAATGCTTCCTCTAACTCTTCTTCTTTTCTCTTCAGTTCTTCCATTTCTTCATCCTCTTTCTTCTTCAGTTCGTGTCTGTGTGCAGTCTTAAGCTCCTGTTTCTCCTTCTCCAATATCTGAACTTTTAGTAGAAGATCTTCGGCTTCTTCCTTTTCTCTCATTTTGTCCTCTCTCAGACGGTTCACCTCCTCCCTTAGCTCTCTGACTTTGTAGCTTAGATCTTCTGCATCTCTGGTCCTCTCTGCTGCCATCAAGCTGAGTTCAGTCCTCTGTTGCTCCAGGACATCCATTCTTGCCCTCGCTTTGGTCAGCTCATCATCTCTCTGCTTTGCAATGCTCTCCATGGCCTTCAATGCTTCCTCTaacttttcttcttttttctttaattcTTCAATTTCTTGCATGTCTTTATCCTCTTTCCTCTTGAGTTCGTGTCTGTGTGCAGTCGTAAGCTCCTGTTTCTCCTTCTCCAATATCTGAACTTTTAGTAGAAGATCTTTGGCTTCAGCCTGCGCCGCCCTAACGCTTTCTTCTTTGTTTCGGACAAGCTCTTCCTTCTTTTCCTGTAGTATCGTCCTGAGTCTCTCTCCTTCACGATGACTCTCCTCCAACATTTCCTTTAGAGTGGCCATCTCCTGAAGACCTGAAATCAGACCTTCTCGCATCTTCTGGTTCTGCTCTTCTCGTTTCTTGACCTTTGACATAGTTTGCTCTTTGGTTTTAGCTAGACCAACCACCTCTTCTTGTAAAGTTTCCAACTGGGCAACCAATGCGTTCCTTCTTTCTTTCGCCTCATTCAGCGAGGAGCTTAATCTCTCCTTTTCTCGTCTCTCCCTGAGCGTTTCATCTTTCAGACCcccaatctctctctctttccttcgAAGCTCCGCAGACAGACGATCTCTCTCTTCTTCCAACTCTCTTAAGCGAGCCCCAAGCTTCTCAAGACGTCCCGTTTTCTCCTCCATCAGGACTTGTTGACCTTTTTGAAGATCCCCTAGTCTGGCTCTCAGGCTTTCTACTTCGGTTTTCTCAAATCTCAGTTCGGTCTCCAGATGCCTGCTCTCGTCTTTAATCCGATTCAAAGACCTATTTAATCTTTCTTTTTCCTCTTCACTCTTCTCTATGCTGGACTTAAGCACCTGCGCCTCTCCTCGGCTCTCTTGTAGCAACCGTGTTAACCTCTCCACCTCTTCTAACTTTTCGTTAAGATTTCTCGTCAATGTTTTAACCTCTTTGCCCTGTTCATCTATTATCTTCTGTAGTTCATCCGTATTCTCATTTACTTGATCCCGCTCACGCCTGACCAACAGCAGCTCCTGGTTACAATCCAGAAACTCCTCCTCTTTCTCTCGCCGTTGATGCTTTTCCTTTTCAAATGCAGATTCTGTCTCTCGCAGACGGTTTAGGACCTCTTGTCTCCTCTGCTCAGCGTCCTGCAGTTTCTCTCTCATACTTTTCATCTCCTTTTCCTCATTTTGGACTCTGTCTCTTTCTTCATTTTCTTTCTGTTGTAAACTCTTCTTCAGTCTCTGCACCTCCTCTTCACTCTCTCCTAGGAGGGTGATACGTCGTTCAAGGTCCTCTTGTATTCGTAGTTTTGCCCTCTGTTCTTCTTCATTCTCTTGATTCAATTCATCAATCTTTTGTCTTAACTGTCTCAAGTGCATCTCTTTCTGAAGAAGTTCTTCTCGCAATCTCTGCTCCTTTTCTTTTTCCTCCATCTCCTGTTTTATTCGTCTTTCTTCCTCCTTTTCCTCCCAACTTATTCTGTCTCTTTCTATCTCTGCCAGCTTGGCTTTCCACCTGTTTATCTCTTCACGTTCTGCTTCTAACTTCTGTTCAAACGTCTGCTGTTGCTTTGCAAGTCTTGTTTGTAATGCTTGTATCTCACCATCGCTCTTTTCCACCCTTTGTAGTGTGTTCTCTTTTTCTCGAACAACTCCCTCCATTTTGATATTAAGATCTTCTAATTCTCTTTTCAGTTCTGTCAGCTCTGTTTGCTTCCTCTCCAGCTCTTTCTCTTTTTCCATCTCCTTTTCTTTCATCTGTGAATTTTGCGCATTTAAGCGTTCAAGTTGATCAGCATCCGTCTTAAGTTTCTTCTCTAACGACTCAATTCTACCTTTGAGATCTTCAATGTCATCTTCTTTTATCTGTATCTCTTCTTCTCGTTCTAGAAGACGTTCTGTCAGTTCAGCCCTCTCTCTTTCAGTGACCAACTTGATATTTTCCTTCTCTTTTCCCTCATCGCCTGCTTGTCTCTTCCACCAATCCGTGTCGTCTTTTGCCTCTTTCAGCCTTAGTTCATACGTTCTCTTTTCTGTCAACAGTGAAGTCTGTAATTTTTCAACATCTTGCTCTCTTTCTTTCATAAGATGCAAGATGTGTTTTTTCTCTCTAGTCAGTTCTTCAACTCTGCTTTTGAGCTCCATCAGTTCTCCATCCTTCTGCTCCAACTGTCCTCTCAATCTTGTTTCAAGTTCATCTCTTTTCTTTAGTTTGCTTTCATTCTCCTTCATTttctctatttctctctctttcagctGAACGTTCTGTTCCTCCAGGATTGCAGCTTTGCTCTCAATGgtctctttttctttcaactcAATTTCCAGACTGTCAATTATTCTCTCATGTGATTGGACTTTCAGTTTTAACTCTTCAATGGCCTCTTGTTTTTTCCTAACGTCATCCTCTTTCTTCTTCAACAGGTCGGACATCTTAGCCCTCTCCATCTCTGCAATCTTGAGGTTCTGAGTTTCTATGTCCACTCTTTCTATTAACTTTTGATTTAACTCGTTTTTTTCTCTCTGAATCTCATTTTCTTTTTCCTTCCATCTTTCAATTTCATCACATGCATCCTTCAATTTAAGCTCAGCAGTTTTCTGCTCTGCTGCCAATTTTGTTCGTAGTTTGTCTAGTTCTGTATTTCTCTTCTCCAAGAGCTCTGAAAGCTCTCCTGTTTCTTTTAATAACCCATCTATCCTATTCCTCGATATCTCCACTTCTCCATCTTTCTGTCCGAGTTCGGTGTGCAgagcttctctctctctttgccaTTTTTCTCTCTCCGTTTTGCTCTCGTCCTCTTGTCGTTTATTTTTCTCTGAAGCTTGTTCTGCATCACACTGAAGCTTTGTGAATTCTGACTGCAGGTTTTCTATTTGTCTTTCACTCCTCCTTTTCTCCTCCATTGCTCCTCGTCTTTCTCGTTCCCTCTCTGCCGTCTCTCTCTCCAGGTCTGTCTGTAGACACTGAATCTCTCCTGAACAATTAACAGAAAAGGAAAATTACACTCATTAAAGTCAAGCGTGAAGACGGTAAAACATTCCCATCAATAATATGCTTGAAGTTGTCAATAATGTGAtcacttaaaactcatctttgatcATCATAATAGGATATGTAAACGTTTTTCTGTGACAGTAATTTCtacatgctttaaaaaaagcttAAATGTAATTCCCTCATTAAGTATAAGTgaatctatgaatatgcaaattagtctccGCCTCTACTCAATCGCACAGCTAGGACCACACACATGAATATGCGCATAAGTCTCCTCCTCCACCATTTCGTAAGTGTAAATCAATGCTACTTCCGGTAGTTTTAGACACATAACTGCCAAATCCCGTATCACAGTGCATCCGTGAACGTCACGTTCGCACTAATCGTTTTTAGTactgatgttaacaggttagacTATTAAGCCCGGTACACACTGTACGATTTTAAATAGTCCTTTAGGATTGTTGCTTGCCACACTGTGCGATCAAGATCGTAGTTACACAAGTCCATGTCACACTGTATGATCTCAGTTTCCATCAGTGTCAGACTGTACAagtttaaaaacttaaaaaaatcctcctGCTGTACAGTCTACCTGGCTCTTTTTGACATTTGTCTGCGTTGATTTGCTGTTGTCGCCGCACTAATTTTGCCTCAGGTTCTGTGCTTCTATTGGTTCTTGATCTGCCAGTTGTCGTAGGGAGATGTCATACAACAGGATTGTGtctcaaaatttctgacactgccagaattTTGTCGGAGGATAATTTTGATCACAACCGTCATTAATCGGCTGTCTGTGACTGGACTTTACACACTGCATGAGTTTAGCACGTGTGAGTTCAAATTAGGGGTGGTCGATAAATCGCCTGCAATTCTCATGCGTATGTCATCAGCAAAGCTGATATACAGCTgaaatacggctctgtgtagtaaatgccgctctgtgtagtaaatgccgctccatttgaaagcaggtgatggcgatttacttctaatcacgaaaccggctttactgatgagatgcgCATGAGAACTGCAGGcgatttatcgcccacccctagttcAAATGTGATGATGTGATTGCCTACATGTACGTGACCAAGCAAACCGTGATTTAAAACTGAGGGAATGAAATGTATTTGGAAAACTCAAATATTATGGATAAAATACTCTGCAATGGTGTTGAATTAggaatttgcacatggtttgtctttaagcatattaaaaacaccacatagacatataaacaacaataaaaacttgcttttcactttaaaataaagaaaagtcTAACCTTGCAAGACATCTTTGGTCTGCGTGAGCGTATCCACCTGTGTTTGAAGCTGACTGCACTTTACCTCCAGACCTGAGGCTTGTTCCTGAACGTGAGCCATCTGCTCCTGGAGACAAACCACCACACCTCTGAAGAGACAAAAGCAGGTCAGAATTTTAAAAGGGACAGGGGCAAATAAATGTGacacaaaatgtgaaaaacaacCCAGAAATGTATCAATGTTTCGGCCTTGCATGAATTGCTctgtttatttaaaggggacatgtcacaagacttttttaagacgtaaaataaatctgaggtgtctccagagtacgtatgtgaagttttagcttaaaataccatatagataatttattatagcatgtttaaattgctattttgtaggtgtgagcagaaatgtgccgtttttggcagtatccattaaaatgcaaatgagttgatttctgcactaaagggcagtgtcgtggttggatagtgcagattaaggggtggtattatccccttctgatatcacaaggggagacaattttcaattacctatttttttacatgcctGCAGAGAatgcactggggacccaattatagcacttaaacatggaaaaagtcagattttcatgatatgtacCCTTTAAACAACTGCTCTAGTTCATTTTATTCAAGGCCTGTCTAGTTAACAGATAAAATCAAATTTGCTGATACAGcccaattatatattttatgctaATAAACACAGACATTTTGTCTCTTTGTACCCAAGTTCCTCTTTAATCCGGTTGAGTTCCTCCTTTTCTCTCTCCAGTGCACATATTCTGTCCCGtagtctctcgctctctctcagcAGGTCATCTCTTTCTCGTTCTGCTTTTCTCTGCTGCTCTGTCGCTTTCAGCAGTTCAGCCTGAACACCCTGtagctccttcattacagcacTGTTCTGCTCAGATAACTGACACACAATACTGCTCGTTAGTACCAACTCAAGTCTTTCAAATGTACAGGATAAACAATGTATAGTGACATGGTTAATATCACAAATACCTAAACCTGAAAGAGTTCA
This genomic interval from Misgurnus anguillicaudatus chromosome 17, ASM2758022v2, whole genome shotgun sequence contains the following:
- the LOC129451877 gene encoding uncharacterized protein isoform X2, with product MESELLIGWQEERTELRAELSRLQDELAESRAEREELESRAQALTDRLSQTLNPSLSLSFRLDDEQREWRKKLREGREREARQALLIHKLQNKVVEYRARCQALEQQVIGEERELRRMLRDERSDTLESTLIRLEEEQQRSMGLSEVNVLLRSQLSQSTEANEAMRDDLRKLTADWSKAVEEVAQKEIEWQKEKETLTGHIGKEQTRLMTLWGRAVTLKRQCHSLKTATDKDLWELRAEFSRVSSSLLSACASPLSAPTLRLDTTASHPLSSSQGPLSLDDLNHEQSTEFKVNLQSETQELRNRITELNMTITALKSEREKQEAEMERRHRQEMERAREQERKWEKQIEMERNFESVRNAVRTLWGVLNSQQISEQSVEDVSSEGLSTVLSIIAQVETALQWRQQEVQDAQVSMRRLAVEKETLEQRITQLEREAEELQEQNKQGAMQIKHTQELINSEREMVDSLRSQVEEAERLTEELRKENEHMRRQREREEHEKIQLEIERQKRVEAEMLEAAQMCERETRSRLELHSLQGALEREKMDRERAEQEAADTKDALLKARESLLALSSSQTQLKREQAEGRDALERMATLNEALAKDKRELSVRALQLETEVGEAHAQIQALGSEMAGLRRELKTVSLEANELRERRETDQKTLQELRGKVRELENELDTEKEAREREGTALKEEIAISEQRIEELSEQNSAVMKELQGVQAELLKATEQQRKAERERDDLLRESERLRDRICALEREKEELNRIKEELGGVVVCLQEQMAHVQEQASGLEVKCSQLQTQVDTLTQTKDVLQGEIQCLQTDLERETAERERERRGAMEEKRRSERQIENLQSEFTKLQCDAEQASEKNKRQEDESKTEREKWQREREALHTELGQKDGEVEISRNRIDGLLKETGELSELLEKRNTELDKLRTKLAAEQKTAELKLKDACDEIERWKEKENEIQREKNELNQKLIERVDIETQNLKIAEMERAKMSDLLKKKEDDVRKKQEAIEELKLKVQSHERIIDSLEIELKEKETIESKAAILEEQNVQLKEREIEKMKENESKLKKRDELETRLRGQLEQKDGELMELKSRVEELTREKKHILHLMKEREQDVEKLQTSLLTEKRTYELRLKEAKDDTDWWKRQAGDEGKEKENIKLVTERERAELTERLLEREEEIQIKEDDIEDLKGRIESLEKKLKTDADQLERLNAQNSQMKEKEMEKEKELERKQTELTELKRELEDLNIKMEGVVREKENTLQRVEKSDGEIQALQTRLAKQQQTFEQKLEAEREEINRWKAKLAEIERDRISWEEKEEERRIKQEMEEKEKEQRLREELLQKEMHLRQLRQKIDELNQENEEEQRAKLRIQEDLERRITLLGESEEEVQRLKKSLQQKENEERDRVQNEEKEMKSMREKLQDAEQRRQEVLNRLRETESAFEKEKHQRREKEEEFLDCNQELLLVRRERDQVNENTDELQKIIDEQGKEVKTLTRNLNEKLEEVERLTRLLQESRGEAQVLKSSIEKSEEEKERLNRSLNRIKDESRHLETELRFEKTEVESLRARLGDLQKGQQVLMEEKTGRLEKLGARLRELEEERDRLSAELRRKEREIGGLKDETLRERREKERLSSSLNEAKERRNALVAQLETLQEEVVGLAKTKEQTMSKVKKREEQNQKMREGLISGLQEMATLKEMLEESHREGERLRTILQEKKEELVRNKEESVRAAQAEAKDLLLKVQILEKEKQELTTAHRHELKRKEDKDMQEIEELKKKEEKLEEALKAMESIAKQRDDELTKARARMDVLEQQRTELSLMAAERTRDAEDLSYKVRELREEVNRLREDKMREKEEAEDLLLKVQILEKEKQELKTAHRHELKKKEDEEMEELKRKEEELEEALKATESIAKQRDAELTKARARMDVLEQQRTELSSMAAERTRDAEDLNHKVRELREEVNRLREDKMRENKEKEEAKDLLLKVQILEKEKQELKSAHTHELKRIKDEEMEELKRKEEKLEEALKAMESIAKQRDTELTKARARMDVLEQQRTELSLTAAERTRDAEDLNHKVRELREEVNRLREDKMRENKEKEEAKDLLLKVQILEKEKQELKTTHRHELKKKEDEEMEELKKKEEKLDEALKATESIAKQRDAELTKARARMDVLEQQRTELSLTAAERTRDAEDLNHKVRELREEVNRLREDKMREKKEKEDVLERLELLRKTLKEKENEIDLVKEKCEEEKHRRIQVLSERLKEKETELESVRETTYKEQSARLRLQDQFEDEKQDTKRLRETVETLEKEKQEMQTKLEDDISSVRQSEKSKKPKLDSGHGTLTDLLETNDGHQSHDDDKWLGINTTRTQLTKKNHEMEMMRTKALQTEIDRLHSTMRNQSAEATENEEKLKKQMFVVLSEKEERDRLLREKDIEVYALKERAEELCKDRDRVRVALEKTEAMLIYYKERLGQQEHKKTQPGGDVSREIEPNTQSMDEVNTDSDAPKRLAAMQQAVAQLEVEQSLLQRRNTHLEKKIERLRTERQHLRETLTQVELERGKLRHQLSLSEAGIQSLSGGTDKEELKHIKIRADELEEQVHHLRLMLAADHKQKAEFIDRSLKNSQSVMSLRQDLNESLAVVSQHLVPSVLESETQRLDRSLQEQELRLSLSQS